In Flammeovirgaceae bacterium 311, one DNA window encodes the following:
- a CDS encoding hypothetical protein (COG0432 Uncharacterized conserved protein) has product MVEFFQQELELPAFRRGYHIITRQVVENCSFLPQLQTGILHVFIKHTSASLTINENADPSVREDFKSYFDRIAPENAPYYTHTQEGPDDMPAHLKNAILGCSLSIPVTQGRLNLGVWQGIYLCEHRNRASGRKLVLTAWGSTR; this is encoded by the coding sequence GTGGTAGAATTTTTTCAGCAGGAACTGGAATTGCCCGCCTTCAGGAGGGGCTATCATATCATCACCCGCCAGGTTGTGGAGAACTGCTCCTTTTTGCCACAGCTGCAAACGGGTATTCTGCATGTATTCATAAAGCATACCTCTGCCTCTCTTACCATCAACGAAAATGCAGATCCCAGTGTGCGGGAGGATTTTAAAAGCTATTTCGACAGGATTGCACCGGAAAATGCTCCTTACTACACCCACACCCAGGAAGGACCAGACGATATGCCTGCTCATTTAAAAAATGCTATACTGGGCTGTTCACTCTCCATTCCGGTTACGCAGGGGCGGCTTAACCTGGGAGTCTGGCAGGGTATTTATCTTTGCGAACACCGCAACCGGGCCAGCGGCCGCAAACTGGTGCTTACGGCCTGGGGCAGCACCCGCTAA
- the prfA gene encoding peptide chain release factor 1 (COG0216 Protein chain release factor A): MRDKLDAIRHRFEEVSQLIIQPESMADMTKYGKLSKEYKDLSKIVKKYDEYILVTSNLKQAREVLNTEKDPEFREMAKAELEELQPREEELEEELKKMLVPKDPNDDKNAILEVRAGTGGDEAAIFAGDLFKMYQRFCEKQGWKMEVLDLTEGTAGGYKEIISMVSGTDVYGLLKYESGVHRVQRVPATETQGRVHTSAATVAVLPEVEDVEVEINMNDVRKDTFCSSGPGGQSVNTTYSAIRLTHIPSGLVVSCQDEKSQIKNFEKALKVLRSRLYEMELNKHNAEISAQRKSMVGSGDRSDKIRTYNYPQSRVTDHRIGYTVHNLPTVMEGEIADFIEQLRIAEHAEKLKEGSDND, encoded by the coding sequence ATGCGAGATAAGTTAGACGCCATCCGTCATAGGTTTGAAGAAGTGAGCCAACTGATCATACAGCCGGAGTCTATGGCTGATATGACAAAATACGGCAAGCTTAGCAAAGAATATAAAGACCTCAGCAAGATCGTTAAGAAGTACGATGAGTATATACTGGTAACCAGCAATCTTAAGCAGGCCAGGGAGGTGCTCAACACAGAAAAAGATCCTGAATTCAGGGAAATGGCAAAAGCAGAGCTGGAAGAGCTGCAGCCCCGCGAAGAGGAGCTGGAAGAAGAGCTTAAGAAAATGCTGGTGCCCAAAGACCCCAACGACGACAAGAACGCCATTCTGGAAGTGCGCGCCGGTACCGGTGGCGACGAGGCCGCAATTTTTGCCGGCGATCTGTTTAAGATGTACCAGCGTTTTTGTGAGAAGCAGGGCTGGAAAATGGAAGTGCTCGACCTGACCGAAGGCACTGCCGGTGGCTACAAAGAAATTATTTCCATGGTGAGCGGTACAGATGTGTACGGCCTGCTGAAGTATGAGTCTGGTGTGCACCGCGTACAGCGGGTACCTGCCACCGAAACCCAGGGCCGTGTGCACACCTCGGCTGCAACCGTGGCAGTGCTGCCCGAGGTAGAGGATGTAGAAGTGGAAATTAACATGAACGATGTGCGTAAAGATACCTTCTGCTCCAGCGGACCTGGTGGCCAGTCGGTAAACACCACCTACTCAGCCATACGCCTTACGCACATTCCCAGCGGACTGGTGGTAAGCTGCCAGGATGAAAAATCGCAGATTAAAAACTTCGAGAAAGCCCTGAAGGTACTGCGCAGCCGCCTCTACGAGATGGAGCTGAACAAGCACAATGCTGAAATAAGCGCCCAGCGCAAATCTATGGTGGGCAGCGGCGATCGCTCCGATAAGATCCGTACCTACAACTACCCCCAGAGCCGGGTAACCGATCACCGCATTGGCTACACGGTGCATAACCTGCCAACGGTTATGGAGGGCGAAATTGCAGATTTCATAGAGCAGCTGCGCATTGCCGAGCATGCTGAAAAACTAAAAGAAGGATCGGACAACGATTGA
- a CDS encoding histidine kinase hamp region domain protein (COG0840 Methyl-accepting chemotaxis protein), whose product MILITIFAANAIYSILTIRHNGTIIRENTEVIDPSVSKLSNLNHLVSRSKMLVTNWVYMYRNLQDQQKLDSLQRNEYPVLKRELQALSANWNDQKQQGEMKAIFTQMDGIFTVQQTEIMANLRTFEDYEDSMVKFMAEEALSSQILPEMSNLQKKLESLIQAKLQEKEEATQLQIASFDTLGNTTIALGIIVIVMGFIIALIITRTITGPVIYMKEVVYKLSNGILPQDSNRKFSNDEIGEMAVALDKLVVGLKSTSGFAENIGKGNYTASFQPLSKEDVLGNSLIEMRDNLQKVAEEDSRRNWATEGLARFGEILRKNNDNIGSLSDTILSNLVKYIGANQGGLYIVNDDNAQDAHLEMAACYAWDKKKYLEQKVYPGDGLTGQAWLEKETIYLTDIPDNYIAITSGLGEANPTSILIVPLKLNDEVYGLLELASFNTYADYQVEFVEKIAESIASTLSSAKVNERTQRLLEDSQQLTEQMRAQEEEMRQNMEELQATQEEMERTQQDRKEKENIIDSTNLMFELNENLKINMVNATTIQVLGYPEGELQKMAFNSLVVSAEALAEARRALDEGHTWNGVLTLKSKKGGEVVVKASAGRTRDMYANTHKYLIFAANITSVAHKHEHS is encoded by the coding sequence TTGATCCTCATTACCATTTTTGCTGCCAATGCCATCTACAGTATTTTAACCATACGGCATAATGGCACAATTATTCGTGAAAATACCGAAGTCATAGATCCTTCGGTAAGCAAGCTCAGTAATCTTAACCACCTGGTTAGCCGCTCCAAAATGCTGGTTACCAACTGGGTGTACATGTACCGTAACCTGCAGGACCAGCAAAAGCTGGACAGCCTGCAGCGAAACGAGTACCCGGTACTGAAGCGAGAGCTGCAGGCACTCTCAGCTAACTGGAATGACCAGAAACAGCAAGGTGAGATGAAAGCCATATTTACTCAGATGGATGGCATCTTTACCGTTCAGCAAACTGAGATTATGGCCAATCTTCGCACCTTCGAAGATTATGAAGACTCTATGGTAAAATTTATGGCAGAGGAAGCCCTTTCCAGCCAGATCTTACCAGAAATGAGCAATTTGCAAAAGAAGCTTGAGAGCCTTATTCAGGCCAAGCTGCAGGAAAAAGAAGAAGCAACCCAGCTGCAGATTGCTTCTTTTGATACCCTGGGCAATACCACCATTGCACTTGGAATTATTGTAATTGTAATGGGCTTTATCATTGCGCTTATTATTACGCGCACCATTACCGGCCCGGTAATTTATATGAAAGAGGTTGTTTACAAGCTAAGCAATGGCATTCTGCCGCAAGACAGCAACCGTAAATTTTCTAATGATGAGATCGGAGAAATGGCCGTTGCACTGGATAAACTGGTGGTTGGCCTTAAATCTACCTCCGGCTTTGCAGAAAATATTGGTAAAGGCAATTATACAGCAAGCTTTCAGCCCCTTAGCAAAGAAGATGTGCTGGGCAACTCGCTGATAGAAATGCGTGATAACCTGCAGAAAGTAGCAGAAGAAGACAGCCGCCGTAACTGGGCAACAGAAGGCCTGGCCAGGTTTGGTGAAATTCTGCGTAAAAACAATGATAACATTGGCAGCCTGAGCGATACCATTCTTAGTAACCTGGTAAAATACATTGGCGCCAACCAGGGTGGCCTGTACATTGTAAATGATGATAATGCACAGGATGCCCACCTGGAAATGGCCGCCTGCTATGCCTGGGATAAGAAGAAGTACCTTGAACAGAAGGTGTATCCTGGTGATGGCCTTACCGGACAAGCCTGGCTGGAGAAAGAAACTATCTACCTGACCGATATCCCTGATAACTACATTGCTATTACCTCTGGTCTGGGCGAAGCAAATCCTACTTCTATCCTGATTGTACCCCTGAAGTTAAATGATGAGGTGTATGGCCTGCTGGAGCTTGCCTCTTTCAATACCTATGCCGATTACCAGGTTGAGTTTGTGGAGAAAATTGCGGAAAGCATTGCCTCCACGCTTTCTTCTGCAAAAGTAAACGAGCGTACCCAGCGCCTGCTGGAAGATTCTCAGCAGCTAACAGAGCAAATGCGTGCACAGGAAGAAGAGATGCGCCAGAACATGGAAGAGCTGCAGGCAACCCAGGAAGAGATGGAGCGCACCCAACAGGACCGCAAGGAAAAGGAAAACATCATTGACAGCACCAACCTGATGTTTGAGCTGAATGAAAACCTGAAAATAAATATGGTAAACGCCACTACCATTCAGGTACTGGGCTACCCGGAAGGTGAGTTGCAGAAAATGGCATTCAACAGCCTGGTGGTATCTGCAGAAGCGCTGGCAGAGGCCAGAAGAGCATTAGACGAAGGCCATACCTGGAATGGCGTACTTACACTAAAAAGCAAAAAAGGAGGCGAAGTAGTGGTAAAAGCCTCTGCAGGCCGTACCCGCGATATGTACGCCAACACCCATAAATACCTTATATTTGCTGCCAACATCACCAGTGTTGCGCATAAACATGAGCATTCGTAG
- a CDS encoding lactoylglutathione lyase-like lyase (COG0346 Lactoylglutathione lyase and related lyases): MHVQQIKETCLYVSSLDQTRAFYEGKLNLPVIGLAEHRHIFFRAGSSVLLCFIAEKSKESTHLPPHWATGKQHIAFQVAVDAYEAYKQKIKELGIAITHEELWPNGLESFYFEDPDGHVLEVVPEGLWEKSK, from the coding sequence ATGCATGTGCAACAAATAAAAGAGACCTGCCTTTATGTAAGCAGCCTTGATCAGACCAGGGCCTTTTATGAAGGTAAGCTGAATTTGCCTGTGATTGGCCTTGCCGAACACAGGCACATTTTTTTTAGAGCAGGAAGCTCTGTCTTGTTGTGTTTTATAGCTGAAAAATCTAAAGAATCTACTCATTTGCCGCCTCATTGGGCCACCGGGAAGCAACATATTGCTTTTCAGGTGGCTGTAGACGCGTATGAGGCCTACAAGCAAAAAATTAAAGAGCTTGGTATTGCCATTACACACGAGGAGCTGTGGCCAAACGGATTAGAGTCTTTCTATTTCGAAGATCCGGATGGCCATGTGCTGGAGGTGGTACCCGAGGGACTTTGGGAAAAGAGTAAATAG
- a CDS encoding hypothetical protein (COG1322 Uncharacterized protein conserved in bacteria), producing MFKKGKEAGQKNIEAEQRAQLAEDRYQRLQEQHNRLLQEREQLQFAEADLRSSLVEAQTTNRHLQEKLATQKDELHQRQEQLRQQFENLAQQVLNQQREQLAESNSERLKLILDPLKERIASFEQRVEKNQEHQTVQSEVLKGELERLARLNQQMSEEARNLTQALKGDNKTQGNWGELVLERILESSGLQRGSEYLLQGEDMGLRSEDGQAQRPDVIVRLPEGRHLIIDAKVSLKAYESFCNCLDETERIGYLKQHVQSLRSHVKGLSEKHYYRLHKLNTPDFVLLFVPIEASFSLALSTDTDNQGGSGLGSASLFQYAWERKVIIVSPTTLLATLRTTASIWKYEKQNLNALQIAEESGRLYDKFYGFVQELEKIGVMLHKSQETYDDAMKKLSTGKGNLLSRAEKLRAMGINAKKDMGELGLIADAAAGEE from the coding sequence TTGTTTAAAAAAGGTAAAGAGGCCGGTCAAAAAAATATAGAAGCAGAGCAACGGGCACAGCTGGCAGAAGACCGCTACCAGCGCCTGCAGGAGCAGCACAACCGCCTGCTGCAGGAGCGGGAGCAGCTACAGTTTGCAGAGGCCGACCTGCGCAGCAGCCTGGTAGAAGCCCAAACCACCAACCGTCACCTGCAGGAAAAACTGGCCACACAAAAAGACGAACTGCACCAGCGCCAGGAGCAGCTGCGCCAGCAGTTCGAGAACCTGGCCCAGCAGGTGCTTAACCAGCAGCGGGAACAGCTGGCCGAGAGCAACAGCGAGCGCCTGAAGCTGATCCTGGACCCTCTGAAGGAGCGGATTGCCTCTTTTGAACAGCGGGTAGAGAAAAACCAGGAGCACCAGACGGTGCAAAGCGAGGTGCTGAAAGGCGAGCTCGAGCGTCTGGCACGCCTCAACCAGCAGATGAGCGAAGAAGCCCGCAACCTTACCCAGGCTCTGAAGGGCGACAACAAAACACAGGGCAACTGGGGCGAGCTGGTGCTGGAGCGCATACTGGAAAGCAGCGGTCTGCAGCGCGGCAGCGAATACCTGCTGCAGGGCGAAGACATGGGCCTGCGCAGCGAAGACGGCCAGGCCCAGCGGCCCGATGTGATCGTGCGCCTGCCCGAAGGCCGCCACCTCATCATCGATGCCAAAGTATCGCTAAAAGCCTACGAATCTTTCTGCAACTGCCTGGATGAAACCGAACGAATTGGCTACCTGAAGCAGCATGTGCAGAGCCTTCGCAGCCACGTAAAAGGTTTATCAGAAAAGCATTATTACCGCCTGCATAAGCTCAATACGCCAGATTTTGTACTGCTCTTTGTTCCCATCGAAGCTTCCTTTAGCCTGGCCCTAAGTACCGATACCGATAACCAGGGCGGCTCCGGTCTGGGCAGCGCCAGCCTGTTTCAGTATGCCTGGGAGCGTAAGGTGATTATTGTGAGCCCTACCACCCTGCTGGCTACCCTGCGCACCACCGCATCAATCTGGAAATATGAAAAGCAAAACCTCAATGCCCTGCAGATTGCTGAAGAAAGCGGCAGACTCTACGATAAATTCTATGGTTTTGTACAGGAGCTGGAGAAAATAGGCGTCATGCTCCACAAAAGTCAGGAGACCTATGATGATGCCATGAAGAAGCTAAGCACCGGCAAAGGCAACCTGCTAAGCCGCGCCGAGAAGCTCAGAGCCATGGGTATTAACGCCAAAAAGGATATGGGAGAGCTGGGCCTGATAGCCGATGCAGCCGCCGGAGAGGAATAA
- a CDS encoding cl- channel voltage-gated family protein (COG0038 Chloride channel protein EriC), whose amino-acid sequence MNGNSLLARFLIWRIKHINNKNFVLLLAGVIGMISGLAAVTLKSAVHFIQSSLTGFFHYGFANILYITYPLIGILLTVLLAHFVLKEKLGHGITDILYIISKKSSLIERSKMYSRMFTSALTVGFGGSVGLEAPIVVTGSAIGSNIGQLMHLNYKKRTMLIGCGSAGAVAAIFNSPIAGVIFAIEVILSDVTIASFIPLLIASVSGQLVSLVLLGEDVLFTFRLEEPFRAIESPYFLLLGAVCGITAFYFNRVMYTVEGWVAQTKARVPRALIGGIGLGLIIFIFPPIYGEGYDSIKGMLDGQDDYLLSRSLFFDEVENPYFLLLFLLGVLLIKPVASALTIGGGGSGGVFAPSLFMGAVTGFLFARFINLVQVAGHVSVANFTLVGMCGVMSGIMHAPLTAIFLIAELTGGYTLFVPLMLVSAISYSVSSYFQRYSFYTKNLIERGDFIPYDKDKQVLRLISLEKLVETDLLEIRPTATVEEMVQLVQISTRNIFPVVDEQGMLQGIITLDDIREIMFDIEKRQKVIINTIMRQAPAHVLLDEDMESVMNKFEKTGAWNLPVIYGGRYAGFVSKSRIFNAYRKRLIRQQRE is encoded by the coding sequence ATGAATGGTAACAGCCTGCTGGCGCGCTTCTTAATCTGGCGCATCAAGCACATCAATAATAAGAATTTTGTACTGCTACTTGCTGGTGTCATCGGAATGATTTCCGGTCTGGCGGCAGTTACGCTAAAATCAGCCGTCCATTTTATCCAGAGCAGCCTCACCGGCTTTTTCCACTACGGCTTCGCCAATATCCTCTATATTACCTATCCGCTTATAGGTATTTTACTCACTGTGCTGCTGGCCCATTTTGTATTAAAAGAAAAACTTGGCCATGGCATTACTGATATCCTCTACATCATCTCTAAAAAGAGCAGCCTGATAGAGCGCTCCAAGATGTACTCCCGCATGTTTACCTCAGCCCTCACCGTTGGTTTTGGTGGTTCTGTGGGGCTGGAGGCGCCAATTGTAGTGACTGGCTCTGCCATAGGCTCCAACATTGGGCAGCTCATGCACCTCAACTACAAGAAGCGCACCATGCTCATTGGCTGCGGATCTGCCGGGGCAGTGGCAGCCATTTTCAATTCTCCCATTGCAGGGGTAATCTTTGCCATAGAGGTAATTCTTTCTGATGTAACCATTGCCTCTTTTATTCCCCTGCTGATTGCCTCGGTAAGCGGACAGCTGGTTTCGCTGGTGCTGCTGGGCGAAGATGTACTCTTTACTTTCAGGCTGGAAGAGCCTTTCAGGGCAATAGAATCGCCCTACTTCCTGCTGCTCGGGGCTGTGTGCGGCATTACTGCCTTTTATTTCAACAGGGTAATGTATACTGTAGAGGGCTGGGTGGCACAGACCAAGGCCCGTGTTCCCCGTGCACTGATAGGCGGCATTGGCCTTGGGCTTATTATTTTCATCTTTCCGCCCATCTACGGCGAAGGCTACGACAGCATCAAAGGTATGCTGGATGGTCAGGACGACTACCTGCTTAGCCGCAGCCTGTTTTTCGATGAAGTAGAAAATCCCTACTTTCTGCTGCTGTTCCTTTTGGGCGTTTTGCTCATCAAACCTGTTGCTTCGGCACTAACCATTGGCGGCGGCGGGAGTGGCGGTGTATTTGCTCCCTCTCTTTTTATGGGTGCTGTTACAGGCTTTCTCTTTGCCCGTTTTATTAATTTGGTGCAGGTGGCGGGCCATGTAAGTGTTGCCAATTTTACCCTGGTAGGCATGTGTGGGGTCATGAGCGGCATTATGCATGCCCCATTAACTGCCATCTTTCTGATAGCCGAACTAACAGGAGGCTATACGCTCTTTGTGCCCCTCATGCTGGTATCAGCCATCTCCTACAGCGTATCTTCTTATTTTCAGCGTTACTCCTTCTACACCAAAAACCTGATAGAACGAGGCGATTTCATCCCCTATGATAAAGACAAGCAGGTGCTGCGACTTATTTCACTTGAGAAACTGGTAGAAACCGATCTGCTGGAAATAAGGCCTACCGCAACAGTAGAGGAAATGGTTCAGCTGGTACAAATAAGCACACGCAACATATTTCCGGTAGTAGATGAACAGGGCATGCTGCAGGGAATTATTACCCTCGATGATATCCGGGAAATTATGTTCGATATTGAAAAGCGGCAGAAGGTGATCATCAACACCATTATGCGGCAAGCTCCGGCCCATGTACTCCTAGACGAAGATATGGAATCGGTGATGAACAAGTTTGAGAAAACCGGCGCCTGGAACCTACCTGTGATATATGGAGGCCGTTATGCAGGCTTTGTTTCCAAAAGCCGCATCTTTAACGCCTACCGCAAACGCCTCATCCGCCAGCAGCGGGAGTAG
- a CDS encoding redoxin domain-containing protein (COG0526 Thiol-disulfide isomerase and thioredoxins) gives MKKILLLLAFGLLNFAPAIAQDVEVIKLADLNNLLKQPKEGVVLINFWATWCRPCIEEMPYFSKAQEEFADKGVKMYFVSLDDVEILESRVKPFVKKKKLNGTVLLLDETDQNAFINRVDPQWSGAIPTTIILAGKQRKLIEGKMEPQELKALLNKYTSVP, from the coding sequence ATGAAAAAGATTTTACTCTTACTGGCTTTTGGACTATTAAATTTTGCACCTGCCATTGCACAGGATGTGGAAGTAATTAAGCTGGCAGACCTCAACAACCTGCTGAAGCAGCCTAAAGAAGGTGTTGTGCTGATTAACTTCTGGGCGACCTGGTGCAGGCCCTGCATTGAGGAGATGCCTTACTTCAGCAAAGCCCAGGAAGAGTTCGCCGACAAAGGCGTGAAAATGTACTTTGTAAGCCTGGATGATGTGGAAATACTTGAGAGCCGGGTAAAGCCTTTTGTAAAGAAGAAAAAGCTGAATGGCACTGTGCTGCTGTTAGACGAAACCGACCAGAATGCATTTATCAACCGGGTAGACCCGCAGTGGTCGGGCGCTATTCCCACCACCATTATTCTGGCTGGTAAACAACGTAAGTTGATAGAAGGTAAAATGGAGCCCCAGGAACTGAAGGCTCTGCTGAATAAATATACATCTGTTCCATAA
- a CDS encoding alkyl hydroperoxide reductase (COG0526 Thiol-disulfide isomerase and thioredoxins), with amino-acid sequence MKNVYLLVLGALIVLVSAAAIQPQSYEVGDYVADFKLRNVDGKEVSLANYANSKGLIVVFTCNTCPYAKLYEDRIIALNKQFAPKGYPVVAINPNDPSQQAGDSYQEMQKRSKEKAYDFPYLQDNTGAVAKAFGATRTPHIYILNKEAKGFKVEYIGAIDNNHKDAAAADQKYVEEAIGQLMSGKKPKTTSTKAIGCTIKWKEA; translated from the coding sequence ATGAAAAATGTTTATCTGTTAGTACTGGGAGCTTTAATTGTGCTGGTAAGCGCAGCTGCTATCCAGCCACAAAGCTACGAGGTGGGCGATTATGTTGCCGACTTTAAGCTCCGCAATGTTGATGGCAAAGAAGTATCGCTGGCCAACTATGCCAACAGCAAAGGCCTGATTGTGGTGTTCACCTGCAACACCTGTCCGTATGCAAAGCTTTATGAAGACCGTATAATTGCCCTGAACAAGCAATTTGCGCCTAAAGGATATCCTGTAGTGGCTATCAATCCTAATGACCCGAGCCAGCAGGCCGGCGACAGTTACCAGGAAATGCAAAAGCGTTCGAAGGAAAAAGCCTATGATTTCCCTTACCTGCAGGACAATACCGGAGCCGTTGCCAAAGCTTTTGGCGCCACCCGCACTCCTCATATCTACATCCTGAATAAAGAGGCAAAAGGGTTTAAAGTGGAGTATATAGGCGCTATTGATAACAACCATAAAGATGCCGCCGCCGCCGACCAGAAGTATGTAGAGGAAGCTATTGGGCAGCTGATGAGCGGCAAAAAGCCTAAGACCACCAGCACCAAAGCTATAGGCTGCACCATTAAATGGAAAGAAGCCTGA
- a CDS encoding acyl-CoA synthetase, whose protein sequence is MLDLFNSVLTWFMKKRIQEVEHFMNNPHDVQQQVLRNLLETAKSTEWGQKWGYSDLQHSAAFQERVPVSTYEELKPYIDRMMRGEQNILWPGKIDWFAKSSGTTSSRSKFIPVSPEALEDCHYKGGKDLISIYVNNFPETKIFTGKNLAIGGSLQVNEQDSEGSSKYGDISAIIMRNLPFWAQMVRSPSLEVALLSEWDEKLERMARETINDNITNLSGVPTWTLLLMERILEITGKQNMLEVWPNLEVFTHGAVSFTPYEQLFKKLIPSDTMYYQDVYNASEGFFGIQDQTHSKEMLLMLDYGVYYEFIETSELEKENPKVLSLEQVEPGKNYALIISTNGGLWRYNIGDTVKFTSVNPYRIIISGRTKHFINAFGEEVVIENAEQAIAEACRQTSAEIDNFTAAPRYFGEKSKASHEWIIEFVHPPQDKNHFEQVLDETLRKINSDYDAKRFKDMALQAPIVHHAPKGTFYRWMEKRGKLGGQNKVPRLSNTREHVEDILEMLKV, encoded by the coding sequence ATGCTGGATTTGTTTAACTCTGTTCTCACATGGTTCATGAAAAAGCGCATCCAGGAGGTGGAGCATTTCATGAACAATCCGCACGATGTACAGCAGCAGGTACTCCGTAACCTGCTCGAGACTGCCAAAAGCACAGAATGGGGCCAGAAATGGGGCTATTCCGATTTGCAGCATAGCGCTGCTTTTCAGGAGCGCGTGCCTGTTAGCACCTACGAGGAGCTTAAGCCATACATAGACCGTATGATGCGCGGGGAGCAGAATATTCTCTGGCCCGGCAAAATCGACTGGTTTGCCAAGTCAAGCGGTACTACCAGCAGCCGCAGCAAATTTATACCCGTCTCGCCCGAGGCACTGGAAGACTGCCACTATAAAGGCGGCAAAGACCTGATCTCCATTTACGTTAATAATTTTCCCGAAACCAAAATATTTACTGGTAAGAACCTGGCCATTGGTGGCAGCCTGCAGGTAAATGAGCAGGATAGTGAGGGTTCCTCTAAATATGGCGATATCTCCGCCATCATTATGCGCAACCTGCCCTTCTGGGCGCAGATGGTACGCTCCCCAAGTCTGGAGGTAGCCCTGCTCAGCGAGTGGGACGAGAAGCTGGAGCGCATGGCACGGGAAACCATCAACGATAATATTACCAACCTTTCCGGGGTGCCTACCTGGACGCTCCTGCTGATGGAGCGGATTCTGGAAATTACCGGAAAGCAAAATATGCTGGAGGTATGGCCAAACCTGGAGGTATTTACCCATGGCGCCGTTTCTTTTACGCCTTATGAGCAGCTGTTTAAAAAGCTGATCCCCTCCGACACCATGTACTACCAGGATGTATACAATGCGTCCGAAGGCTTCTTTGGCATACAGGACCAGACGCACAGCAAAGAAATGCTGCTGATGCTGGATTACGGTGTATACTATGAGTTTATCGAAACTTCAGAGCTGGAGAAAGAAAATCCTAAGGTGCTTAGCCTGGAACAGGTAGAGCCGGGTAAGAACTATGCGCTCATTATTAGCACCAACGGGGGCCTCTGGCGCTACAATATTGGCGATACGGTGAAATTTACCTCTGTCAATCCTTACCGCATCATCATCAGCGGGCGCACCAAGCACTTCATCAATGCCTTTGGCGAAGAGGTGGTAATTGAAAATGCAGAGCAGGCCATTGCCGAGGCTTGCCGGCAAACCAGTGCCGAGATCGATAACTTTACGGCTGCGCCCCGCTATTTTGGAGAAAAGAGTAAGGCCAGCCATGAGTGGATCATAGAATTTGTGCACCCGCCTCAGGATAAAAACCACTTTGAGCAGGTACTGGATGAAACGCTGCGTAAGATTAATTCTGATTATGATGCCAAGCGCTTTAAGGACATGGCGCTGCAGGCACCCATTGTACACCACGCGCCAAAAGGCACCTTTTACCGCTGGATGGAAAAACGCGGTAAACTGGGAGGGCAGAACAAAGTGCCCCGCTTAAGCAACACCCGCGAGCATGTGGAAGATATTCTGGAGATGCTAAAGGTTTAA